A window of the Proteus terrae subsp. cibarius genome harbors these coding sequences:
- a CDS encoding 2-hydroxyacyl-CoA dehydratase subunit D, whose product MSNVDMNAPDYIPAKKRLQKIAADAYQRAWDAKNSGEKIGWCASNFPQEIAETLGLCVVYPENQAAAIAAKGAGLKMCEHAESMGYSNDICAYARISLSYMDIKQCEEMDMPQPDFLLCCNNICNCMIKWYENIAYELNIPMILIDIPYKNDYDTDDVTVKYVQAQFDDAIKQLEKVTGKVFSEEKFKEVCEISQRTGRAWLKAAEYCQYEPSPMNGFDLFNHMAVAVCARGKLEAALAFEQLCEEMEQNIKEKKSTYRGEEKYRVLFEGIACWPYLRATSTPLKEQGINVTATVYATAFGVIYQNSDEMMRAYSYVPNCVSVERAADMRIDVSRQNKVDGAIIHVNRSCKLWSGIMPEIERRIRHELKIPTVTFDGDQADPRVFSEAQYVTRVEALTEIMAANKAEMKKGDI is encoded by the coding sequence ATGAGCAATGTAGATATGAATGCGCCGGATTATATTCCTGCGAAAAAACGACTGCAAAAAATCGCTGCTGATGCTTATCAGCGTGCGTGGGATGCGAAAAATAGCGGTGAAAAAATAGGGTGGTGTGCCTCTAACTTCCCTCAAGAAATCGCTGAAACATTAGGTTTATGTGTGGTGTACCCTGAAAACCAAGCCGCTGCAATTGCAGCGAAAGGTGCGGGTTTAAAAATGTGTGAACACGCAGAAAGCATGGGATATTCCAACGACATCTGTGCTTATGCTCGCATCAGCCTCTCTTACATGGATATTAAACAGTGTGAAGAGATGGATATGCCACAGCCAGACTTCTTACTGTGCTGTAACAACATCTGTAACTGCATGATCAAATGGTATGAAAATATCGCTTATGAGCTGAATATCCCGATGATCCTTATCGATATTCCTTATAAAAATGACTATGACACCGATGATGTCACGGTGAAATACGTTCAAGCTCAATTTGATGATGCGATTAAACAACTCGAAAAGGTCACTGGCAAAGTTTTCTCCGAAGAGAAATTCAAAGAAGTTTGTGAGATCTCACAACGTACAGGGCGCGCATGGTTGAAAGCGGCAGAATATTGCCAATATGAACCCTCTCCAATGAATGGTTTTGATCTCTTTAATCACATGGCTGTTGCGGTTTGTGCTCGCGGTAAATTAGAAGCTGCACTGGCTTTTGAGCAACTGTGTGAAGAGATGGAACAAAACATCAAAGAGAAAAAATCGACTTATCGCGGAGAAGAAAAATACCGTGTTCTCTTTGAAGGTATTGCCTGCTGGCCTTATTTGCGTGCCACATCGACTCCGTTAAAAGAGCAAGGTATCAACGTTACCGCTACTGTTTATGCCACCGCGTTTGGTGTGATTTATCAAAACAGCGACGAGATGATGCGCGCTTACTCTTATGTTCCTAACTGTGTCTCTGTTGAGCGTGCTGCGGATATGCGTATTGACGTTAGTCGTCAAAATAAAGTGGACGGCGCGATTATTCACGTTAACCGCAGTTGTAAGCTCTGGAGTGGCATTATGCCTGAAATTGAGCGCCGTATTCGCCATGAACTTAAGATCCCAACAGTGACTTTTGATGGCGACCAAGCTGATCCTCGTGTTTTCTCTGAAGCGCAGTATGTCACCCGTGTTGAAGCATTGACTGAAATTATGGCTGCTAACAAAGCAGAAATGAAAAAGGGAGACATCTAA
- a CDS encoding acyl-CoA dehydratase activase, which produces MQQDIFTMGVDIGSSASKCIIMKNGDVIVAKSLASVGAGTSGPEKAISEVLRQFGGDLSQISWICATGYGRNSLKEANKEVSELSCHAKGAHFLFPGVKTVIDIGGQDVKALHMDGAGRLLNFVMNDKCAAGTGRFLDVMSRVLETKISDLAQEGAKSTKKVTISSTCTVFSESEVISHLANNETIPDVINGIHRSVASRIAGLAKRVGVEAPVVMTGGVASNFEVVRYVSEELNASIATSPLSQYNGAIGAAIYAFEAYRHQLEDDALTIGTSK; this is translated from the coding sequence ATGCAACAAGACATTTTCACAATGGGCGTTGATATCGGATCGTCTGCATCAAAATGCATCATCATGAAAAATGGTGACGTTATTGTCGCGAAGTCGTTGGCATCAGTCGGTGCTGGGACATCTGGCCCTGAAAAAGCGATCTCTGAAGTATTGCGCCAATTTGGTGGCGATCTCAGTCAGATCAGCTGGATCTGCGCAACAGGATATGGCCGTAATTCTCTGAAAGAAGCCAATAAAGAAGTGAGCGAACTGAGCTGTCATGCGAAAGGCGCACACTTTCTTTTCCCGGGCGTGAAAACGGTGATTGATATCGGCGGTCAAGACGTTAAGGCACTTCATATGGATGGTGCTGGCCGTTTATTAAACTTTGTGATGAATGATAAGTGTGCTGCTGGTACCGGACGCTTTCTCGATGTGATGTCGCGAGTATTAGAAACCAAAATTTCCGATCTCGCTCAAGAGGGCGCTAAGTCCACTAAAAAAGTCACAATTAGCTCAACCTGTACCGTGTTCTCTGAATCGGAAGTTATCTCCCATCTCGCAAATAACGAAACAATACCCGACGTGATTAATGGTATTCACCGCTCTGTCGCTAGTCGTATTGCTGGTCTGGCAAAACGGGTTGGTGTTGAAGCTCCTGTTGTTATGACAGGCGGTGTTGCCAGTAATTTTGAAGTTGTTCGTTATGTTAGCGAAGAGTTGAACGCCTCTATCGCCACCTCTCCATTATCACAATACAACGGGGCGATAGGTGCCGCCATTTATGCCTTTGAAGCGTACCGCCATCAACTGGAAGACGATGCGTTAACAATAGGAACATCAAAATGA
- a CDS encoding CaiB/BaiF CoA transferase family protein, which yields MTSHKALEGVTVVELATFIAVPAAGRILADMGANVIKIESPSGDNLRYTAPTEGRPLDQHENTSFDLENANKRGIVLNTKTEAGKKILFELLEKADIFLTNWRPGARARAGLDYETLKQRFPKLVYASVTGYGDEGPDKDLPGFDYTAFFARGGILGSLYQKGTVPMNVIPGLGDHQCALGLVSGVLAAYIRAKNIGQGEYVSTNLLHTSIYTQAIMIQAAQYPDYGQPYPIDRRNTTSPFILAYKTKDDRFIQVCMPVYDAYYPTFISCIGRPDLAEDARYTCLQEVAKNNRSPELYDLIWQQVEQKTASEWADIFTKNDIPFSIAQTWEEVLEDKQAWAINTFYNMKYKNGSEKALVRPPIDFLESGLPEYRRGPLLGEDTPSVLAELGYSAEEIANLEANKDVMTWKE from the coding sequence ATGACAAGTCATAAAGCACTGGAAGGCGTCACCGTAGTTGAGTTGGCGACCTTTATCGCAGTACCCGCAGCGGGTCGTATTTTGGCTGATATGGGTGCGAATGTAATCAAAATCGAATCTCCAAGTGGCGATAACTTACGCTATACCGCACCAACAGAAGGCCGCCCGTTAGATCAACATGAAAACACCAGTTTTGATTTAGAAAACGCCAATAAACGTGGGATCGTGTTAAATACGAAAACAGAAGCAGGGAAAAAAATCCTGTTTGAACTGTTAGAAAAAGCAGACATTTTCTTAACTAACTGGCGTCCCGGTGCAAGAGCGCGCGCAGGTTTAGACTATGAAACGTTAAAACAACGTTTTCCAAAATTAGTTTACGCTAGCGTGACAGGTTATGGTGATGAAGGCCCAGATAAAGACTTACCGGGATTTGACTACACCGCATTCTTTGCGCGTGGTGGTATTTTAGGCTCGCTGTACCAAAAAGGCACAGTACCTATGAACGTGATCCCAGGACTTGGCGATCACCAGTGCGCATTAGGCTTGGTTTCAGGTGTGTTAGCTGCTTATATTCGTGCTAAAAATATCGGTCAAGGTGAGTATGTTTCAACTAACTTGCTGCATACCTCAATTTATACCCAAGCAATCATGATCCAAGCGGCACAATACCCTGATTATGGTCAGCCGTATCCAATCGATCGCCGTAATACCACCAGCCCATTTATTCTGGCTTATAAAACAAAAGATGACCGTTTTATTCAAGTCTGTATGCCTGTTTACGACGCTTATTATCCAACCTTTATTTCTTGTATTGGTCGCCCAGATTTAGCGGAAGACGCACGTTATACCTGTCTACAAGAAGTGGCAAAAAATAATCGCTCTCCTGAATTATATGACCTGATTTGGCAACAAGTTGAGCAAAAAACAGCGTCAGAGTGGGCAGATATTTTCACCAAAAACGATATCCCATTCAGCATTGCACAAACTTGGGAAGAAGTGTTGGAAGACAAACAAGCTTGGGCAATCAACACTTTCTACAACATGAAATACAAAAATGGCAGTGAAAAAGCCTTAGTTCGTCCACCAATTGATTTCTTAGAGAGTGGTTTACCTGAATATCGCCGTGGTCCTTTGTTAGGTGAAGACACACCGTCTGTATTAGCTGAATTAGGGTATAGCGCTGAAGAGATAGCAAACCTTGAAGCCAATAAAGACGTGATGACGTGGAAAGAATAA
- a CDS encoding AMP-binding protein, whose protein sequence is MTLLEMTVKECLNNVVKQHALQIALIENQSKKTLSWQQLQQEVESVARGFLAIGLKKGDRLGIWSANSKEWIICFLAAAQIGVPVVCINFHFKKRELLDLCRLTGIKALCFSDGFKSNHFIEVINCLSKKASENKDVLPQLFISMGNEHAEKSVSLSQLKEVSPKISDKEYQHAVAQVSVKDLLTIQMTSGSTAMPKGVMLSQYNVINNAMLSAQRLGVMHDDVICLAVPLFHCFGLSSCLFFALTTGCQLVLLDNYCAEDVLKVVQDYRCTVMHGVPTIFSRLMKHEQFSHYDLSSLDKGIIAGASFPPALIDDIENILGMKGITVSYGQTEASPCCTQTLPNDALEIKRSSIGKPLPFVEMKIINPKTGKPVPVGTLGEICTRGFHVMMGYDNAPDKTKEALDEEGWLHTGDIGYVDKQGNYHYAYRMKEIVVRGGENISLCEIEEAIAEYPGVDATKAFGISSADLGEEVIATICVQKGHSIGESALREFLQERLARYKIPKELHFFTEFPHTPCGKIDVQALKLQLGYSVSIKDEKTKVAG, encoded by the coding sequence ATGACCTTATTAGAAATGACAGTTAAAGAATGTCTAAACAATGTAGTAAAGCAACATGCTTTACAAATAGCCTTGATTGAAAACCAAAGTAAAAAGACACTTTCTTGGCAACAATTACAACAAGAAGTAGAAAGTGTTGCGCGTGGTTTTTTAGCGATTGGTTTAAAAAAAGGTGATCGTTTAGGTATTTGGTCTGCCAATAGTAAAGAGTGGATAATTTGTTTTCTTGCTGCTGCTCAAATTGGTGTTCCTGTTGTTTGTATTAACTTTCATTTTAAGAAAAGAGAGTTATTAGATTTATGTCGATTAACCGGAATTAAAGCACTCTGTTTTTCTGATGGTTTTAAAAGTAATCATTTTATTGAGGTTATTAATTGTCTTTCTAAAAAGGCATCTGAAAATAAAGATGTATTACCTCAGTTATTTATTAGCATGGGAAATGAACATGCAGAAAAAAGTGTCTCTTTATCTCAATTAAAAGAAGTTAGCCCAAAAATATCAGATAAAGAATATCAACATGCGGTTGCACAAGTCAGTGTAAAAGATTTGCTGACCATCCAAATGACCTCTGGCAGTACAGCAATGCCTAAAGGTGTCATGCTAAGCCAATATAATGTCATTAATAATGCCATGCTGTCAGCACAGCGCTTAGGTGTTATGCATGACGATGTAATTTGTCTAGCCGTTCCTCTGTTCCACTGTTTTGGGCTCTCTTCTTGCCTCTTTTTTGCATTAACAACCGGATGCCAATTAGTTCTTCTTGATAACTATTGTGCTGAAGATGTTTTAAAAGTCGTCCAAGACTATCGTTGCACTGTTATGCATGGCGTGCCAACGATTTTTAGCCGTTTAATGAAGCATGAACAGTTTTCTCACTACGATTTATCGAGTCTTGATAAAGGTATTATCGCAGGGGCGAGTTTTCCTCCTGCGTTAATCGATGACATTGAAAATATCCTCGGCATGAAAGGGATCACCGTCTCTTATGGCCAAACAGAAGCTTCACCTTGTTGCACTCAAACTCTCCCTAATGATGCTTTAGAGATCAAACGCAGCTCTATTGGTAAGCCTTTACCTTTTGTTGAAATGAAAATTATCAATCCAAAAACAGGCAAACCTGTGCCAGTGGGCACTTTAGGTGAAATTTGCACGCGTGGCTTCCATGTAATGATGGGTTATGACAATGCGCCAGATAAAACTAAAGAAGCGTTAGACGAAGAGGGTTGGTTACACACGGGTGATATTGGTTATGTCGATAAACAAGGAAATTATCACTATGCCTATCGCATGAAAGAGATTGTGGTACGCGGCGGTGAAAATATCAGTCTTTGTGAAATAGAAGAAGCGATTGCTGAATATCCCGGTGTTGATGCGACAAAAGCATTTGGGATCTCGTCTGCTGATTTAGGCGAAGAAGTGATTGCCACCATTTGTGTGCAAAAAGGCCACAGCATTGGTGAAAGTGCATTACGTGAATTTCTACAAGAGCGACTGGCTCGCTACAAAATCCCCAAAGAACTCCATTTCTTTACAGAATTTCCTCATACCCCTTGCGGAAAAATTGATGTGCAAGCGCTGAAATTGCAACTGGGTTATAGCGTTTCAATCAAGGATGAAAAAACCAAAGTAGCGGGTTAA